A stretch of the Rosa rugosa chromosome 5, drRosRugo1.1, whole genome shotgun sequence genome encodes the following:
- the LOC133708111 gene encoding uncharacterized protein LOC133708111 isoform X2: MASFSIEEFVGNGVLKGLIPKLLEEGWDDVPTLKIMNLEDMDAINMTQQQKDALEIRSYLHERALMQYGDALESSGKGMAEILTIGAVDLSSQFGMKRGHIARFMDRTGPSSACVDEPKADPSPATKRISTLPKNNSIYKSFQSVNSQKVPSRTTSITEKTLEQSLASFKIKDGYVFKGIVAMEPAEPRACGCVQPPAVTDKIAPYSAIESISVQKLTPEYKIGMEHLVKNKTPPMKAAELWRNKPAVLLCIRRPGCIMCRAEAHQLYAKKPLFDALGVQLFAVLHEYKESEVREFWPRYWGGAVIYDRGMEFFKALGGGKLLKEKFLSGFLFNPRAIANYKRAKAMGIQQNFKGEGEIKGGLFLVGSGKSGIAYQFIERNFGDWAPVAEVLDICTQLQESQEESIKR; encoded by the exons ATGGCTTCTTTTTCGATAGAGGAATTTGTTGGGAATGGAGTTCTGAAAGGACTAATTCCAAAGCTGTTAGAAGAAGGTTGGGATGATGTGCCAACCTTGAAGATCATGAATTTGGAGGATATGGATGCAATAAACATGACACAACAACAGAAG GATGCACTGGAAATCAGGTCATACCTGCACGAGCGTGCTTTGATGCAATATGGAGATGCTCTTGAGTCCAGTGGGAAAGGTATGGCTGAGATCCTTACCATAGGCGCTGTAGATCTTTCTTCCCAGTTTGGTATGAAGCGAGGCCATATTGCTCGTTTCATGGACAGAACCGGTCCATCCAGTGCATGTGTAGATGAACCAAAAGCTGATCCTTCCCCTGCAACAAAAAGAATTAGCACACTTCCGAAGAATAATAGCATTTACAAGAGTTTTCAATCTGTAAACTCTCAAAAGGTCCCATCAAGAACTACTTCAATCACTGAGAAAACTCTTGAACAATCGCTGGCGAGTTTTAAGATTAAGGATGGATATGTCTTCAAAGGGATAGTTGCCATGGAGCCAGCTGAGCCTAGAGCATGTGGCTGCGTACAACCTCCTGCTGTAACTGACAAAATTGCTCCATACTCTGCTATCGAAAGCATCTCAGTTCAGAAGCTAACTCCGGAGTATAAAATTGGAATGGAGCatttggtgaaaaacaaaacTCCTCCAATGAAGGCTGCAGAACTATGGCGAAACAAACCAGCTGTGCTACTCTGCATCCGGCGTCCAGG GTGCATCATGTGTCGAGCTGAAGCTCACCAGCTATATGCCAAAAAACCACTATTTGATGCACTAGGAGTTCAGCTATTTGCAGTTCTTCATGAGTATAAGGAATCAGAG GTAAGAGAATTCTGGCCTAGATATTGGGGCGGTGCTGTAATATATGATCGCGGAATGGAATTCTTCAAAGCACTTGGTGGGGGGAAACTGCTGAAGGAAAAATTTCTCTCAGGTTTTTTGTTCAACCCCCGAGCTATAGCAAATTACAAGCGGGCAAAAGCAATGGGAATACAGCAAAACTTCAAAGGAGAAGGTGAAATAAAGGGAGGGCTCTTTCTAGTTGGCAGTGGAAAAAGTGGCATTGCATACCAGTTTATTGAGAGGAATTTTGGTGATTGGGCACCAGTAGCTGAAGTCCTTGACATCTGTACTCAGTTGCAG GAAAGTCAAGAGGAGTCCATTAAAAGATAA
- the LOC133708111 gene encoding uncharacterized protein LOC133708111 isoform X1 — MASFSIEEFVGNGVLKGLIPKLLEEGWDDVPTLKIMNLEDMDAINMTQQQKDALEIRSYLHERALMQYGDALESSGKGMAEILTIGAVDLSSQFGMKRGHIARFMDRTGPSSACVDEPKADPSPATKRISTLPKNNSIYKSFQSVNSQKVPSRTTSITEKTLEQSLASFKIKDGYVFKGIVAMEPAEPRACGCVQPPAVTDKIAPYSAIESISVQKLTPEYKIGMEHLVKNKTPPMKAAELWRNKPAVLLCIRRPGCIMCRAEAHQLYAKKPLFDALGVQLFAVLHEYKESEVREFWPRYWGGAVIYDRGMEFFKALGGGKLLKEKFLSGFLFNPRAIANYKRAKAMGIQQNFKGEGEIKGGLFLVGSGKSGIAYQFIERNFGDWAPVAEVLDICTQLQNQQESQEESIKR, encoded by the exons ATGGCTTCTTTTTCGATAGAGGAATTTGTTGGGAATGGAGTTCTGAAAGGACTAATTCCAAAGCTGTTAGAAGAAGGTTGGGATGATGTGCCAACCTTGAAGATCATGAATTTGGAGGATATGGATGCAATAAACATGACACAACAACAGAAG GATGCACTGGAAATCAGGTCATACCTGCACGAGCGTGCTTTGATGCAATATGGAGATGCTCTTGAGTCCAGTGGGAAAGGTATGGCTGAGATCCTTACCATAGGCGCTGTAGATCTTTCTTCCCAGTTTGGTATGAAGCGAGGCCATATTGCTCGTTTCATGGACAGAACCGGTCCATCCAGTGCATGTGTAGATGAACCAAAAGCTGATCCTTCCCCTGCAACAAAAAGAATTAGCACACTTCCGAAGAATAATAGCATTTACAAGAGTTTTCAATCTGTAAACTCTCAAAAGGTCCCATCAAGAACTACTTCAATCACTGAGAAAACTCTTGAACAATCGCTGGCGAGTTTTAAGATTAAGGATGGATATGTCTTCAAAGGGATAGTTGCCATGGAGCCAGCTGAGCCTAGAGCATGTGGCTGCGTACAACCTCCTGCTGTAACTGACAAAATTGCTCCATACTCTGCTATCGAAAGCATCTCAGTTCAGAAGCTAACTCCGGAGTATAAAATTGGAATGGAGCatttggtgaaaaacaaaacTCCTCCAATGAAGGCTGCAGAACTATGGCGAAACAAACCAGCTGTGCTACTCTGCATCCGGCGTCCAGG GTGCATCATGTGTCGAGCTGAAGCTCACCAGCTATATGCCAAAAAACCACTATTTGATGCACTAGGAGTTCAGCTATTTGCAGTTCTTCATGAGTATAAGGAATCAGAG GTAAGAGAATTCTGGCCTAGATATTGGGGCGGTGCTGTAATATATGATCGCGGAATGGAATTCTTCAAAGCACTTGGTGGGGGGAAACTGCTGAAGGAAAAATTTCTCTCAGGTTTTTTGTTCAACCCCCGAGCTATAGCAAATTACAAGCGGGCAAAAGCAATGGGAATACAGCAAAACTTCAAAGGAGAAGGTGAAATAAAGGGAGGGCTCTTTCTAGTTGGCAGTGGAAAAAGTGGCATTGCATACCAGTTTATTGAGAGGAATTTTGGTGATTGGGCACCAGTAGCTGAAGTCCTTGACATCTGTACTCAGTTGCAG AACCAACAGGAAAGTCAAGAGGAGTCCATTAAAAGATAA
- the LOC133708110 gene encoding putative pentatricopeptide repeat-containing protein At1g68930, translated as MSGSSNHYCNLLKLCCQSANHPQAKKIHSHIIRTLPNPETFLLNNLITAYGKLGNLTYARHVFDQMPHPTLFSWNSILSVYSKSRRVSEMQDVFNRMPSRDGVSWCSFIAGYAGCGLVAEAVRVYGLMLRDGAGNLTRITFSTLLVLTSNRGCEKLGRQFHGHIVKFGFESYVFVGSPLIDMYSKAGLLLDAKRVFELMPERNVVMYNTLITGLLRCGLIGDAECLFGHMPEKDSISWTTMITGLTRNGAGRKALDKFREMRSEGLGMDQYTFGSALTACGGLLALQEGKQVHACIVRTDFMDNIFVSSALVDMYCKCGSIKAAETVFRRMSCKNVVSWTALLVGYGQNGYSEEAVRVFCDMQRSGVEPDEYTLGSLISSCANLASLEEGAQFHGQALVSGLISFTTVSNALVTLYGKCGSIEDSHRLFDEMNIRDEVSWSALVSGYARFGKANETIALFERMLAQGLKPDGVTFIGVLSACSRAGLVERGHQYFESMTKVHGITPILDHYTCIIDLLSRAGRLEEARSFINKMPMRPDAIGWATLLSSCRFRSNMEIGKWAAKSLREIDPQNPASYILLSSIYAAKGKWDEVSKLRTGMRDKGIRKEPGCSWIKYKSRVHIFSADDQSSPFSDQIYAELEKLYSKMIEEGYEPDVSSVLHDVDESQKMKMLNYHSERLAIAFGLIFIPSGLPIRVVKNLRVCGDCHNATKYISKITKREILVRDAVRYHLFKDGTCSCGDFW; from the coding sequence ATGTCTGGCTCCTCAAACCACTACTGTAACCTCCTCAAGCTCTGCTGCCAATCCGCAAACCACCCACAAGCAAAGAAAATCCACTCCCACATTATCAGAACCTTGCCGAACCCCGAGACCTTCCTCCTCAACAATCTCATTACCGCCTACGGCAAACTCGGCAACTTAACATACGCCCGCCACGTGTTCGATCAAATGCCTCACCCAACTCTTTTCTCATGGAACTCCATTCTCTCCGTCTATTCCAAATCCCGCCGTGTTTCCGAGATGCAAGACGTCTTTAATCGGATGCCGAGCCGTGATGGCGTGTCCTGGTGTTCGTTTATTGCTGGGTACGCCGGGTGTGGCTTGGTTGCCGAGGCCGTTAGGGTTTATGGTTTGATGTTGAGGGACGGAGCTGGTAATTTGACCCGGATTACGTTTTCCACACTGCTTGTGCTGACTTCGAATCGCGGGTGTGAGAAGCTGGGGAGACAGTTTCATGGGCACATAGTGAAGTTTGGGTTTGAGTCGTATGTGTTTGTTGGCAGTCCTTTGATTGATATGTACTCGAAAGCGGGGTTGCTTCTTGATGCAAAGCGGGTTTTTGAGTTGATGCCGGAGAGGAATGTGGTTATGTACAATACACTTATTACTGGCCTTTTGAGGTGTGGATTGATCGGAGATGCTGAGTGTTTGTTTGGTCACATGCCTGAAAAAGACTCCATTTCGTGGACCACAATGATTACCGGACTCACGAGAAATGGTGCAGGCAGAAAAGCACTTGATAAGTTTAGAGAAATGAGGTCGGAAGGTTTGGGGATGGATCAATATACGTTTGGTAGCGCATTGACTGCGTGTGGGGGACTGTTGGCTCTGCAGGAGGGCAAGCAAGTTCATGCTTGTATTGTTCGGACTGATTTTATGGATAATATCTTCGTCAGTAGCGCTCTTGTTGACATGTATTGTAAGTGTGGAAGCATAAAAGCTGCAGAGACAGTTTTCAGGAGAATGAGCTGCAAGAATGTAGTATCGTGGACTGCCTTGCTTGTTGGTTATGGCCAGAATGGGTACAGTGAAGAAGCTGTTAGAGTTTTTTGTGATATGCAGAGAAGTGGGGTTGAACCAGATGAATATACCCTGGGAAGCTTAATTAGCTCGTGTGCTAACTTAGCAAGCTTAGAAGAAGGTGCCCAGTTCCATGGTCAAGCTCTAGTTTCAGGCCTGATTTCTTTCACTACAGTTTCAAATGCACTCGTTACCTTATACGGTAAGTGTGGAAGTATCGAAGACTCCCATAGGCTGTTTGATGAGATGAACATCCGGGATGAAGTCTCCTGGTCAGCATTGGTTTCAGGGTATGCCCGGTTTGGAAAAGCCAATGAGACAATTGCTTTGTTTGAGAGGATGTTGGCCCAGGGGTTAAAACCTGATGGAGTTACTTTCATAGGGGTTCTTTCAGCCTGTAGTAGAGCAGGACTAGTAGAGAGAGGACATCAGTATTTTGAATCAATGACTAAAGTACATGGAATTACACCGATTCTTGATCACTACACTTGCATCATTGACCTGCTCAGCCGAGCAGGAAGATTAGAAGAAGCAAGAAGCTTCATTAATAAGATGCCTATGCGTCCTGATGCAATTGGTTGGGCCACCTTGCTAAGCTCATGTAGATTTCGCTCTAATATGGAGATTGGAAAATGGGCAGCTAAGTCTCTTCGAGAAATAGATCCCCAGAATCCTGCAAGCTATATCTTGCTCTCAAGCATCTATGCTGCTAAAGGGAAGTGGGATGAAGTGTCTAAATTGAGGACAGGAATGAGAGATAAGGGGATCAGAAAGGAACCAGGATGCAGTTGGATTAAATATAAGAGCAGAGTACACATCTTTTCAGCAGATGACCAGTCAAGTCCATTTTCAGATCAGATATACGCTGAGCTGGAGAAACTATATTCTAAAATGATAGAAGAAGGATATGAGCCAGATGTGAGTTCAGTTCTCCATGATGTTGACGAATCACAAAAGATGAAGATGCTTAATTACCACAGTGAGAGGCTTGCAATTGCCTTTGGATTGATATTTATTCCTTCTGGCCTTCCTATTCGAGTTGTTAAAAACCTTAGAGTATGTGGGGACTGCCACAATGCCACTAAATATATTTCCAAGATCACCAAGAGAGAGATACTTGTAAGAGATGCTGTCCGCTACCACTTATTTAAAGACGGAACTTGTTCATGTGGAGATTTTTGGTGA
- the LOC133711119 gene encoding deacetoxyvindoline 4-hydroxylase-like: MQASQESRAFSTLDHNQVLIRGREVTVVCQDSALRAEVIEKIRHACEKWGFFQVVNHGIPVNVLDGVIRGMREFNEQDSELKIERASSADWRDTLACSLVPNPPKPEELPSVCRDTVKDLGLTLFEILSEALGLNPNHLKDMNCAEGILLIGNYYPAWPEPELTFGIGKHTDFTFVTILLQDEVGGLEALQSDMDVMLQTMER, encoded by the exons ATGCAGGCATCACAAGAATCCCGCGCATTTTCCACTCTAGATCACAACCAAGTGTTGATAAGAGGGAGGGAAGTGACGGTGGTGTGCCAAGACTCAGCTTTACGAGCTGAGGTCATAGAGAAAATTCGACATGCGTGTGAGAAATGGGGTTTCTTTCAGGTAGTGAATCATGGAATTCCTGTAAATGTTTTGGATGGGGTGATTCGAGGAATGCGAGAGTTTAATGAGCAGGATAGTGAGCTGAAGATCGAAAGA GCTTCATCAGCTGACTGGAGAGACACACTTGCCTGTTCTCTGGTTCCTAATCCACCCAAACCAGAAGAATTACCGTCAGTATGCAG AGATACAGTGAAGGATTTGGGATTAACCTTGTTTGAGATACTGTCTGAGGCTCTTGGGCTTAATCCCAACCATCTTAAAGACATGAACTGCGCCGAGGGCATTCTTCTCATTGGTAACTACTATCCAGCATGGCCTGAGCCAGAATTAACTTTCGGCATTGGCAAGCATACTGATTTTACTTTCGTCACCATTCTTTTGCAAGACGAAGTAGGCGGTCTTGAAGCTTT ACAATCTGACATGGATGTTATGTTGCAGACCATGGAGAGATGA
- the LOC133709438 gene encoding transcription factor bHLH49 isoform X1, with the protein MDMSEKDKFELENRNEEPMNYSPSMTYGFGGSNLTNASMGLVPAGNSMADSKEDLIGSSSQPSASMVESFSQALWDHPTNAQNMGFCDINGQTSASTSNTMGIRKGIPASLRSGIDRPLDMCWNPPNSMLKGGIFLPNGPAGMLPQSLSQFPADSGFIERAARFSCFNGGNFSDMMNPFVVPESMSLYSKGGGMMQWAVAGQGPKAMSSNELNQVGDASNEVSLPIDHGATDGSPLKNEKKSESLVKSHDEAKNAMDGSGNESDEADFSGGAEEPSMMEGTGVGPSSKGSKKRKRSGQANELDQTKIAAHQSVESTKDDTEMVQKGASTTNKTTGKLVKQGSQTSDLPKEEYIHVRARRGQATNSHSLAERVRREKISERMKFLQDLVPGCSKVTGKAVMLDEIINYVQSLQRQVEFLSMKLATVNPRLDLNIESLLEKDILQSRVGPSSSMGFSPDMHIAYPPLHPSQSGLIQAGLPGMGSSSDLLRRAMGSQMAPMTGGFKEPSQLPNVWEDELQNVFQMSYGTGTPSNSQDVDGSGTPGQMKVEL; encoded by the exons ATGGATATGAGTGAGAAAGATAAATTTGAATTGGAGAATAGGAATGAGGAGCCTATGAATTATTCACCTTCTATGACCTATGGGTTTGGTGGCTCCAATCTCACAAATGCATCTATGGGTTTGGTTCCTGCTGGGAATTCTATGGCAGATAGTAAAGAGGATCTGATTGGTTCTTCTTCACAACCCTCTGCTTCAATGGTGGAGTCATTTAGCCAAGCGCTTTGGGACCACCCAACCAATGCACAAAACATGGGTTTTTGTGACATTAATGGTCAGACCAGTGCAAGCACTTCAAACACAATGGGAATTAGAAAAGGGATTCCTGCCTCTTTGAGAAGTGGGATTGATAGACCACTTGATATGTGTTGGAACCCACCAAATTCGATGTTGAAAGGGGGAATTTTCTTACCAAATGGGCCGGCAGGGATGCTACCGCAGAGCTTGTCTCAGTTTCCAGCTGATTCTGGGTTCATTGAGCGTGCTGCTAGGTTCTCGTGCTTCAATGGTGGGAATTTTAGTGATATGATGAACCCTTTTGTTGTTCCTGAATCGATGAGTCTTTATTCTAAGGGTGGGGGAATGATGCAATGGGCTGTGGCAGGCCAGGGGCCTAAAGCAATGTCCAGCAATGAGCTCAATCAAGTAGGTGATGCTTCGAACGAGGTTTCTTTGCCTATTGATCATGGGGCAACTGATGGGAGCCCACTTAAGAATGAGAAGAAAAGTGAGAGTCTTGTGAAGTCTCATGATGAAGCAAAAAATGCAATGGATGGGTCTGGTAACGAGTCTGATGAAGCCGATTTCAGTGGTGGTGCGGAGGAGCCGTCTATGATGGAGGGTACAGGGGTAGGACCTTCTTCTAAGGGCTctaagaaaaggaaaaggagtGGACAG GCTAATGAACTTGATCAAACCAAAATAGCTGCACATCAATCCGTTGAATCAACAAAGGATGATACTGAAATGGTACAGAAGGGAGCTTCAACTACCAACAAGACTACTGGAAAACTTGTCAAACAAGGGTCTCAGACGTCTGATCTACCAAAAGAAGAATATATTCATGTTAGGGCTCGAAGAGGCCAAGCAACAAATAGCCATAGTCTTGCAGAAAGA GTCAGAAGGGAGAAGATCAGTGAGAGGATGAAGTTTCTTCAAGATCTTGTACCTGGATGTAGCAAG GTAACTGGGAAGGCAGTGATGCTGGACGAAATCATTAACTATGTACAGTCATTGCAACGGCAGGTTGAG TTTTTGTCAATGAAACTTGCAACAGTGAATCCACGATTGGATTTAAACATTGAAAGCCTCCTGGAAAAAGAT ATCCTTCAGTCACGAGTTGGACCTTCATCTTCGATGGGATTTTCTCCGGATATGCATATTGCCTATCCTCCACTTCATCCATCTCAGTCGGGACTTATTCAAGCAGGCCTTCCTGGGATGGGGAGCTCTTCTGATTTGCTTCGAAGGGCCATGGGTTCCCAAATGGCACCTATGACTGGAGGATTCAAGGAGCCTTCCCAG CTACCAAATGTGTGGGAGGATGAGCTCCAGAATGTTTTCCAAATGAGCTATGGAACTGGAACTCCCTCCAATAGCCAAGATGTCGATG GATCTGGGACACCAGGCCAAATGAAAGTTGAACTTTGA
- the LOC133709438 gene encoding transcription factor bHLH49 isoform X3 produces MVESFSQALWDHPTNAQNMGFCDINGQTSASTSNTMGIRKGIPASLRSGIDRPLDMCWNPPNSMLKGGIFLPNGPAGMLPQSLSQFPADSGFIERAARFSCFNGGNFSDMMNPFVVPESMSLYSKGGGMMQWAVAGQGPKAMSSNELNQVGDASNEVSLPIDHGATDGSPLKNEKKSESLVKSHDEAKNAMDGSGNESDEADFSGGAEEPSMMEGTGVGPSSKGSKKRKRSGQANELDQTKIAAHQSVESTKDDTEMVQKGASTTNKTTGKLVKQGSQTSDLPKEEYIHVRARRGQATNSHSLAERVRREKISERMKFLQDLVPGCSKVTGKAVMLDEIINYVQSLQRQVEFLSMKLATVNPRLDLNIESLLEKDILQSRVGPSSSMGFSPDMHIAYPPLHPSQSGLIQAGLPGMGSSSDLLRRAMGSQMAPMTGGFKEPSQLPNVWEDELQNVFQMSYGTGTPSNSQDVDGSGTPGQMKVEL; encoded by the exons ATGGTGGAGTCATTTAGCCAAGCGCTTTGGGACCACCCAACCAATGCACAAAACATGGGTTTTTGTGACATTAATGGTCAGACCAGTGCAAGCACTTCAAACACAATGGGAATTAGAAAAGGGATTCCTGCCTCTTTGAGAAGTGGGATTGATAGACCACTTGATATGTGTTGGAACCCACCAAATTCGATGTTGAAAGGGGGAATTTTCTTACCAAATGGGCCGGCAGGGATGCTACCGCAGAGCTTGTCTCAGTTTCCAGCTGATTCTGGGTTCATTGAGCGTGCTGCTAGGTTCTCGTGCTTCAATGGTGGGAATTTTAGTGATATGATGAACCCTTTTGTTGTTCCTGAATCGATGAGTCTTTATTCTAAGGGTGGGGGAATGATGCAATGGGCTGTGGCAGGCCAGGGGCCTAAAGCAATGTCCAGCAATGAGCTCAATCAAGTAGGTGATGCTTCGAACGAGGTTTCTTTGCCTATTGATCATGGGGCAACTGATGGGAGCCCACTTAAGAATGAGAAGAAAAGTGAGAGTCTTGTGAAGTCTCATGATGAAGCAAAAAATGCAATGGATGGGTCTGGTAACGAGTCTGATGAAGCCGATTTCAGTGGTGGTGCGGAGGAGCCGTCTATGATGGAGGGTACAGGGGTAGGACCTTCTTCTAAGGGCTctaagaaaaggaaaaggagtGGACAG GCTAATGAACTTGATCAAACCAAAATAGCTGCACATCAATCCGTTGAATCAACAAAGGATGATACTGAAATGGTACAGAAGGGAGCTTCAACTACCAACAAGACTACTGGAAAACTTGTCAAACAAGGGTCTCAGACGTCTGATCTACCAAAAGAAGAATATATTCATGTTAGGGCTCGAAGAGGCCAAGCAACAAATAGCCATAGTCTTGCAGAAAGA GTCAGAAGGGAGAAGATCAGTGAGAGGATGAAGTTTCTTCAAGATCTTGTACCTGGATGTAGCAAG GTAACTGGGAAGGCAGTGATGCTGGACGAAATCATTAACTATGTACAGTCATTGCAACGGCAGGTTGAG TTTTTGTCAATGAAACTTGCAACAGTGAATCCACGATTGGATTTAAACATTGAAAGCCTCCTGGAAAAAGAT ATCCTTCAGTCACGAGTTGGACCTTCATCTTCGATGGGATTTTCTCCGGATATGCATATTGCCTATCCTCCACTTCATCCATCTCAGTCGGGACTTATTCAAGCAGGCCTTCCTGGGATGGGGAGCTCTTCTGATTTGCTTCGAAGGGCCATGGGTTCCCAAATGGCACCTATGACTGGAGGATTCAAGGAGCCTTCCCAG CTACCAAATGTGTGGGAGGATGAGCTCCAGAATGTTTTCCAAATGAGCTATGGAACTGGAACTCCCTCCAATAGCCAAGATGTCGATG GATCTGGGACACCAGGCCAAATGAAAGTTGAACTTTGA
- the LOC133709438 gene encoding transcription factor bHLH49 isoform X2, with protein MDMSEKDKFELENRNEEPMNYSPSMTYGFGGSNLTNASMGLVPAGNSMADSKEDLIGSSSQPSASMVESFSQALWDHPTNAQNMGFCDINGQTSASTSNTMGIRKGIPASLRSGIDRPLDMCWNPPNSMLKGGIFLPNGPAGMLPQSLSQFPADSGFIERAARFSCFNGGNFSDMMNPFVVPESMSLYSKGGGMMQWAVAGQGPKAMSSNELNQVGDASNEVSLPIDHGATDGSPLKNEKKSESLVKSHDEAKNAMDGSGNESDEADFSGGAEEPSMMEGTGVGPSSKGSKKRKRSGQANELDQTKIAAHQSVESTKDDTEMVQKGASTTNKTTGKLVKQGSQTSDLPKEEYIHVRARRGQATNSHSLAERVRREKISERMKFLQDLVPGCSKVTGKAVMLDEIINYVQSLQRQVEFLSMKLATVNPRLDLNIESLLEKDILQSRVGPSSSMGFSPDMHIAYPPLHPSQSGLIQAGLPGMGSSSDLLRRAMGSQMAPMTGGFKEPSQLPNVWEDELQNVFQMSYGTGTPSNSQDVDVLNLQDLGHQAK; from the exons ATGGATATGAGTGAGAAAGATAAATTTGAATTGGAGAATAGGAATGAGGAGCCTATGAATTATTCACCTTCTATGACCTATGGGTTTGGTGGCTCCAATCTCACAAATGCATCTATGGGTTTGGTTCCTGCTGGGAATTCTATGGCAGATAGTAAAGAGGATCTGATTGGTTCTTCTTCACAACCCTCTGCTTCAATGGTGGAGTCATTTAGCCAAGCGCTTTGGGACCACCCAACCAATGCACAAAACATGGGTTTTTGTGACATTAATGGTCAGACCAGTGCAAGCACTTCAAACACAATGGGAATTAGAAAAGGGATTCCTGCCTCTTTGAGAAGTGGGATTGATAGACCACTTGATATGTGTTGGAACCCACCAAATTCGATGTTGAAAGGGGGAATTTTCTTACCAAATGGGCCGGCAGGGATGCTACCGCAGAGCTTGTCTCAGTTTCCAGCTGATTCTGGGTTCATTGAGCGTGCTGCTAGGTTCTCGTGCTTCAATGGTGGGAATTTTAGTGATATGATGAACCCTTTTGTTGTTCCTGAATCGATGAGTCTTTATTCTAAGGGTGGGGGAATGATGCAATGGGCTGTGGCAGGCCAGGGGCCTAAAGCAATGTCCAGCAATGAGCTCAATCAAGTAGGTGATGCTTCGAACGAGGTTTCTTTGCCTATTGATCATGGGGCAACTGATGGGAGCCCACTTAAGAATGAGAAGAAAAGTGAGAGTCTTGTGAAGTCTCATGATGAAGCAAAAAATGCAATGGATGGGTCTGGTAACGAGTCTGATGAAGCCGATTTCAGTGGTGGTGCGGAGGAGCCGTCTATGATGGAGGGTACAGGGGTAGGACCTTCTTCTAAGGGCTctaagaaaaggaaaaggagtGGACAG GCTAATGAACTTGATCAAACCAAAATAGCTGCACATCAATCCGTTGAATCAACAAAGGATGATACTGAAATGGTACAGAAGGGAGCTTCAACTACCAACAAGACTACTGGAAAACTTGTCAAACAAGGGTCTCAGACGTCTGATCTACCAAAAGAAGAATATATTCATGTTAGGGCTCGAAGAGGCCAAGCAACAAATAGCCATAGTCTTGCAGAAAGA GTCAGAAGGGAGAAGATCAGTGAGAGGATGAAGTTTCTTCAAGATCTTGTACCTGGATGTAGCAAG GTAACTGGGAAGGCAGTGATGCTGGACGAAATCATTAACTATGTACAGTCATTGCAACGGCAGGTTGAG TTTTTGTCAATGAAACTTGCAACAGTGAATCCACGATTGGATTTAAACATTGAAAGCCTCCTGGAAAAAGAT ATCCTTCAGTCACGAGTTGGACCTTCATCTTCGATGGGATTTTCTCCGGATATGCATATTGCCTATCCTCCACTTCATCCATCTCAGTCGGGACTTATTCAAGCAGGCCTTCCTGGGATGGGGAGCTCTTCTGATTTGCTTCGAAGGGCCATGGGTTCCCAAATGGCACCTATGACTGGAGGATTCAAGGAGCCTTCCCAG CTACCAAATGTGTGGGAGGATGAGCTCCAGAATGTTTTCCAAATGAGCTATGGAACTGGAACTCCCTCCAATAGCCAAGATGTCGATG TGCTAAATTTGCAGGATCTGGGACACCAGGCCAAATGA
- the LOC133711120 gene encoding uncharacterized protein LOC133711120, with protein sequence MAINSHASGNRNAPHNLRVDPSVMSSSSSLTRLTKRSSMNVRKIKGKILQNFLNNGIPHTLPSNKTTVYQLNKLNPQNYKNQLVYCKASICTFSAHEGWWYEACPECYKQLTVKKNSDLRICQDHSMQIPLPCYRLHVTIEDPNSEATLKLRGKPAKQLFGITCKELLDKCPYVP encoded by the exons ATGGCCATCAATTCTCATGCTTCTGGAAACCGGAATGCTCCTCACAATTTGAGGGTTGACCCATCAGTTATGAGCTCTTCATCTTCATTGACAAGGCTCACCAAGAGGTCATCCATGAATGTTAGAAAAATCAAAGGTAAAATTCTGCAGAACTTCCTG AATAATGGAATCCCCCACACTTTGCCTTCTAACAAGACCACAGTGTACCAGCTGAATAAGCTTAATCCACAAAATTACAAG AATCAGTTAGTCTACTGCAAGGCTTCCATTTGCACATTCTCAGCACATGAAGGCTGGTGGTATGAGGCATGTCCAGAGTGCTACAAACAACTAACAGTGAAGAAAAATAGTGATCTACGAATCTGTCAAGACCATAGTATGCAAATACCTCTTCCATG TTATAGACTTCATGTCACCATTGAAGATCCAAACAGTGAAGCCACATTAAAGCTTAGAGGAAAACCAGCTAAACAGTTATTCGGAATAACTTGCAAAGAACTCTTAGACAAATGCCCCTATGTACCATAA